In one Elusimicrobiota bacterium genomic region, the following are encoded:
- a CDS encoding aspartate-semialdehyde dehydrogenase, translated as MKKYRVAVVGATGVVGQEMIKMLESRSFPVESLRALASERSVGRTVKFHDKEIKVEKLTPESAKGLDIALFSAGAAISKEYAPIFAKENCFVIDNSSAWRMEKDIPLVVPEVNPDVLSKDKKIIANPNCSTIQMVVVLKPIHDFSKIKRVIVSTYQSVSGAGAKGMDELDKQIRAWAKGEALPSANKFQYQIAFNVIPHIDVFMENGYTKEEMKMVNETQKIMGDYSIKVSATCVRVPVFRSHSESVWIETENKVTVDQARKLLSKADGVEIMDDISNKKYPLPINAENKQITYVGRIREDISYDKGLTFWIVSDNLLKGAALNAVQIAEVLVEKKLV; from the coding sequence ATGAAAAAATATAGAGTGGCAGTTGTCGGAGCAACCGGCGTAGTCGGTCAAGAAATGATTAAGATGCTTGAGAGCAGGTCATTTCCTGTAGAATCTTTGAGAGCTTTAGCGTCTGAAAGATCCGTCGGAAGAACTGTTAAATTTCACGACAAGGAAATAAAAGTTGAAAAACTAACTCCCGAATCAGCCAAGGGCCTTGATATAGCGCTTTTTAGCGCGGGAGCAGCCATTTCAAAAGAATATGCTCCGATTTTTGCCAAAGAAAACTGTTTTGTAATTGATAATTCAAGCGCCTGGAGAATGGAAAAAGATATTCCCTTGGTTGTTCCTGAAGTAAATCCTGATGTGTTGAGTAAAGATAAGAAAATAATAGCAAACCCTAACTGCTCAACTATACAGATGGTGGTAGTTCTTAAGCCGATACATGATTTCTCTAAGATAAAAAGAGTTATAGTTTCTACCTACCAATCGGTTTCAGGCGCCGGAGCTAAGGGCATGGACGAATTGGATAAGCAAATCCGAGCCTGGGCAAAGGGAGAGGCGTTGCCTTCTGCAAACAAATTTCAATATCAGATTGCGTTTAATGTAATACCTCATATTGATGTTTTTATGGAAAACGGGTATACGAAAGAAGAAATGAAAATGGTCAATGAAACACAAAAAATCATGGGGGACTATTCAATCAAAGTTTCTGCAACCTGCGTTAGAGTGCCGGTTTTCAGGTCGCATTCAGAATCAGTATGGATAGAAACCGAAAATAAAGTGACTGTTGATCAGGCAAGAAAACTTCTTTCCAAAGCTGACGGGGTTGAAATTATGGATGATATAAGCAATAAAAAATATCCTCTTCCGATTAATGCCGAAAATAAGCAAATTACATATGTCGGGCGGATAAGAGAAGATATTTCTTATGATAAGGGTTTGACTTTTTGGATTGTTTCTGATAATTTACTTAAGGGCGCGGCCTTAAATGCGGTTCAAATAGCTGAAGTATTAGTTGAGAAAAAACTGGTTTAA
- the leuD gene encoding 3-isopropylmalate dehydratase small subunit, producing the protein MILKGKAHKYGSNVNTDEIIPARYLNSSDPAELAKHCMEDIDKDFIKKMEKGDFIIAENNFGCGSSREHAPISIKAAGVSAVIAKSFARIFFRNAINIGLPILEFDSVEKIKSGDELEIDLGTGEIKNLTRNESYKTQLFPDFMQEIIKRGGLLEYIKNKSQNKNKF; encoded by the coding sequence ATGATTCTTAAGGGCAAAGCTCACAAATACGGTTCAAATGTAAATACTGACGAGATTATTCCAGCACGTTATCTAAACAGCTCGGATCCGGCAGAGCTTGCAAAACACTGCATGGAAGATATAGATAAAGATTTTATTAAGAAAATGGAAAAAGGGGATTTTATTATAGCTGAAAACAATTTCGGATGCGGTTCATCAAGAGAACACGCCCCGATAAGCATCAAGGCGGCGGGTGTTTCGGCTGTTATAGCAAAATCTTTTGCCAGAATATTTTTCAGGAACGCGATAAATATCGGGCTTCCAATATTAGAATTTGACTCAGTTGAAAAAATAAAATCCGGGGATGAATTGGAAATTGACTTGGGAACGGGGGAAATCAAAAATTTAACCAGAAATGAAAGTTATAAAACACAGCTTTTTCCTGATTTCATGCAGGAAATTATTAAGCGGGGCGGGTTATTGGAATACATAAAAAATAAAAGTCAGAATAAAAATAAATTTTAA
- a CDS encoding 3-isopropylmalate dehydrogenase, translating to MEKKSYRIAVIGGDGTGPEVIKEGIKVIESAARKNNFKINWINYDLGGERYKKTGEILPESVIEELKKVDAIYLGAIGHPDVKPGILEKGLLLKLRFELDQYINLRPVKLYPNVETPLKDKKPEDIDYIVVRENTEGLYSGAGGFLRQGTLQEVAVQESVNTRFGVERCIRYAFELTRKRNKNKKLTLCGKTNVLTYAFGLWERTFNEVAKEYSDIKTDYAHVDATCMWMVKNPEWFDVIVTDNMFGDIITDLGAMTQGGMGIAAGGNINPKGVSMFEPIGGSAPKYTGKNVINPLAAIAAGGMMLEVIGQIKASKDVENAIIKSLSSGKIESLAAGKMGLTTTEMGDFVASNI from the coding sequence GTGGAAAAGAAAAGTTATCGAATTGCGGTTATCGGCGGGGACGGTACAGGCCCCGAAGTAATAAAAGAAGGGATAAAAGTTATTGAATCAGCGGCACGAAAAAACAATTTCAAGATAAACTGGATAAATTACGATCTTGGAGGAGAAAGATACAAAAAGACCGGAGAAATATTGCCGGAAAGCGTTATTGAAGAATTAAAGAAAGTGGATGCTATATATCTTGGTGCCATAGGCCATCCGGATGTTAAGCCGGGCATTCTTGAAAAGGGACTGCTTTTAAAACTAAGGTTTGAACTGGATCAATACATAAACTTAAGGCCTGTTAAACTCTACCCAAATGTAGAAACACCATTAAAGGATAAAAAACCTGAAGATATAGATTATATTGTGGTTCGAGAAAATACTGAAGGTTTATATTCCGGAGCGGGAGGATTTCTTCGCCAGGGGACGTTGCAGGAAGTTGCGGTTCAGGAATCTGTAAATACCAGATTTGGAGTTGAACGGTGCATCAGATATGCATTTGAACTTACCAGAAAAAGAAATAAGAATAAAAAACTTACTTTATGCGGTAAAACAAATGTTTTAACATATGCTTTTGGGTTATGGGAACGAACTTTCAACGAGGTTGCCAAAGAGTATAGCGATATTAAAACAGATTATGCCCATGTTGATGCAACGTGTATGTGGATGGTAAAAAACCCTGAATGGTTTGATGTTATTGTCACAGACAATATGTTTGGCGATATTATTACCGACTTGGGCGCTATGACACAAGGAGGAATGGGTATTGCCGCCGGAGGAAACATCAATCCTAAAGGGGTTTCAATGTTTGAGCCTATCGGAGGTTCAGCTCCGAAATATACAGGAAAAAATGTAATTAATCCGCTTGCCGCAATAGCTGCCGGCGGAATGATGTTAGAAGTGATTGGGCAAATAAAGGCTTCAAAAGATGTAGAAAATGCGATAATAAAATCATTGTCATCAGGGAAAATAGAAAGTCTTGCTGCCGGAAAGATGGGACTTACAACAACTGAAATGGGTGATTTTGTGGCAAGCAATATATAG